The Nitrospinaceae bacterium genome has a window encoding:
- a CDS encoding alpha/beta fold hydrolase has translation MNGRSRYSPWLVLARRWALALLLAGALAGVPAGCGGGYETTTGRGDQVKEWHLPLEGGKVEAMAVWPPGDGPRPALLLIHEGTGRAQHFRRSLFRLSREGLVAMSISLPGFGDSTGPEDFAGPRSVAAVLKAVKYLSERQDVLKNGVVIYGSGQGATVALLAALRSPSVALLALETGVYDLKRAWRKLPPTLRERLRATLGGSPEKNPTAFRKRSPASRVGAFRGPMLIMHSKDARKYPLSESEGLAGVLRSAGRPFRFIITRGRLREFHPGHPSIKRWVIPFIGDYLPLEKSIYPER, from the coding sequence ATGAACGGAAGATCGAGATATTCGCCCTGGCTGGTACTAGCTAGGCGCTGGGCACTAGCGCTCTTGCTCGCGGGCGCACTCGCCGGGGTGCCCGCCGGGTGTGGCGGCGGCTATGAGACCACCACGGGGCGCGGCGATCAGGTGAAAGAGTGGCACCTCCCGCTTGAGGGCGGCAAGGTCGAGGCGATGGCGGTATGGCCACCCGGCGATGGGCCCCGTCCGGCGCTCTTACTGATTCACGAGGGTACGGGCCGCGCCCAGCACTTTAGGCGATCCCTCTTTCGTCTATCGCGTGAGGGCCTTGTGGCGATGAGCATTTCGCTCCCTGGATTCGGGGACTCAACGGGCCCCGAGGATTTTGCCGGGCCACGGAGCGTGGCAGCGGTACTCAAGGCCGTGAAATACCTGTCTGAGAGACAAGATGTACTCAAAAACGGGGTGGTTATTTACGGCTCTGGCCAAGGAGCAACAGTGGCCCTTCTCGCAGCGCTAAGGAGCCCCAGCGTCGCTCTATTGGCCCTTGAGACGGGGGTCTACGACCTGAAGCGAGCCTGGAGAAAACTACCACCCACGTTGCGCGAGCGCCTTAGAGCGACGCTGGGGGGCTCGCCTGAAAAGAATCCCACGGCATTTCGAAAGCGATCTCCTGCCTCGCGGGTGGGGGCTTTTAGGGGACCGATGCTCATAATGCACTCCAAGGACGCCCGAAAATATCCACTAAGTGAATCCGAGGGGCTAGCCGGTGTTTTGCGGAGTGCGGGGAGACCCTTTCGCTTTATCATTACTCGAGGGCGACTGCGCGAGTTTCACCCCGGGCACCCCTCCATCAAGCGATGGGTTATCCCATTCATCGGGGATTATCTGCCCCTTGAAAAGAGCATCTACCCCGAACGCTGA
- a CDS encoding M48 family metalloprotease — MRIEILTPQEAGTARKYQMCRLWLGLSASSIEFIITLIFWLHAPTDWFRQHGDAIVISGALYGIALVLFRHIAVFPVGYLSGFSLPHQVGLSNETLGGWFRDWSIGLLIATLLGGMASGAIVYFFTVWPRAWWWILSISGIFFSLFMGLVAPLILMPIFFKFKRLEDAELNGRLDALLNRAGVRVRDGIWEIDMSRRTMASNAALIGWGPSRSIVLSDTLSDNEPEEIEAIVAHEIAHHVGRHVGLQFAGMGVMLIAALYLADLIFSVPEMFIFIGVPVPKQGDPSVVGALWFFITLGNFFTSPFLLWVSRQLEYWCDRYAARITGGGGALAGALEKLCRKNMADPEPPGWVVVLFHSHPPLGERIRRVREIH, encoded by the coding sequence GTGCGTATCGAAATCTTAACGCCGCAAGAGGCGGGCACTGCGAGAAAGTACCAGATGTGTCGGCTCTGGCTCGGTCTGTCGGCCTCATCGATCGAATTCATTATAACCCTGATTTTTTGGCTACATGCCCCGACAGATTGGTTTCGACAGCACGGCGACGCCATTGTAATCTCTGGTGCCCTCTATGGTATTGCTCTGGTCTTGTTCCGGCACATTGCAGTGTTTCCCGTTGGTTATCTCTCGGGATTTTCTCTCCCCCACCAGGTCGGCCTCTCGAATGAAACCCTTGGCGGATGGTTCCGAGATTGGTCGATAGGGTTGTTGATAGCTACCCTTCTTGGGGGAATGGCCAGCGGGGCGATAGTCTATTTTTTTACGGTATGGCCTAGGGCGTGGTGGTGGATTCTCTCGATCTCGGGCATTTTTTTTTCGCTGTTCATGGGGCTTGTCGCCCCTCTCATACTCATGCCCATTTTCTTCAAGTTCAAGCGGCTTGAGGACGCAGAGTTGAATGGGCGACTTGATGCACTTCTCAACAGAGCTGGCGTCCGAGTGCGTGATGGAATTTGGGAGATAGATATGAGCCGTCGCACGATGGCGTCCAATGCAGCCCTCATCGGCTGGGGGCCCTCACGCAGCATTGTGCTGAGCGATACCCTCTCGGACAACGAGCCCGAGGAAATTGAGGCGATTGTTGCCCACGAGATTGCCCACCATGTCGGTCGCCACGTCGGGCTCCAATTTGCGGGTATGGGAGTGATGCTTATAGCGGCGCTTTATCTGGCCGATCTGATTTTTAGCGTCCCCGAGATGTTCATATTCATTGGGGTGCCTGTGCCGAAACAGGGGGATCCCTCTGTTGTCGGAGCGCTATGGTTCTTCATCACCCTGGGGAATTTTTTTACATCGCCATTTTTGTTGTGGGTATCGAGGCAACTCGAATATTGGTGCGACCGCTACGCTGCAAGAATCACTGGTGGTGGCGGGGCACTCGCCGGGGCGCTTGAGAAACTGTGCCGCAAAAATATGGCCGACCCCGAGCCGCCGGGTTGGGTGGTAGTGCTTTTTCACTCACATCCTCCGCTTGGGGAGCGAATTAGAAGGGTCCGCGAGATTCACTAA
- a CDS encoding GAF domain-containing protein, whose amino-acid sequence MTTDPQSTSSNTADLIDHQLSKTVFHPSSIAIDGWKEHFKDNDIALVSFESISEIHPTATSMNVILVDGDLHQESELAQLKELSSKENISIAAIIVESPGNGTARDENNDLFAGYLNKPLSTGSLIVSLRAAFQHSAYRLASHREYNHRITISKNLENLTQIGIALSAEQNNGRLLDLILTRSRELTNADAGSLYLVEETPDGEKSLRFKHTQNDSKKIPFKEFVMPATKASISGYVAVTGEALNIQDVYQIPEGVEYSFNQSFDQSVGYRSMSMLVAPMTDHKNEIIGVLQLINAKKSPDILLTDPAKAEKDIVPFESAIQQIIQSLASQAAVALENTLLLESIERTFEGLVTASVHAIESRDPATSGHSERVTELTCALAEAVSKTKSGQYAEVEYTEEQMKELRYAGLLHDFGKIGVRESVLVKANKLYPLELEVVKNRFSIIKRTIQCEYQEKMIQTALAGDKKRTEELQHQLDTHLEEVDKHIELVLRADIPTMMPDGQFDELLEMGKKTYTDFDGTLVPYLTDHEMKCLILQKGNLTDSEFAEIQSHVSHSYNFLVEIPWTKDLRGVPEIAHGHHEKLNGEGYPRKLHDEEIVLQAKMMCVCDIFDALTASDRPYKKAAPLERAIQILNFEVKDNHLCPELVDIFIRDKVYQVVDAFEDVEYSPEK is encoded by the coding sequence ATGACTACTGACCCGCAATCGACCTCATCCAATACCGCGGATTTGATCGATCATCAATTGTCCAAAACAGTGTTTCATCCCTCCAGCATCGCCATAGATGGATGGAAGGAACACTTCAAAGATAATGACATCGCCTTGGTGTCTTTCGAGTCGATTTCGGAAATTCACCCCACAGCCACTTCCATGAACGTCATCCTGGTTGACGGTGATCTGCACCAGGAAAGCGAATTGGCGCAGCTAAAGGAATTATCGTCTAAAGAGAATATCTCGATCGCGGCGATTATCGTCGAATCTCCTGGAAATGGAACGGCGCGAGACGAGAACAATGATCTTTTTGCCGGATATCTCAACAAACCGCTTTCGACGGGTTCACTGATCGTCTCGCTCCGGGCGGCCTTTCAACATAGTGCCTATCGCCTGGCTAGCCACCGAGAATACAATCACCGCATAACCATATCGAAAAATCTCGAAAATCTAACCCAAATTGGCATCGCCCTATCCGCCGAGCAAAACAACGGTCGCCTGCTCGACCTCATCTTGACGAGAAGCCGCGAGTTGACCAACGCTGATGCTGGAAGCCTCTACCTCGTCGAGGAAACCCCTGATGGCGAAAAAAGCCTCCGCTTCAAACACACCCAGAACGATTCAAAAAAGATCCCATTTAAAGAATTTGTCATGCCAGCCACCAAAGCAAGTATATCAGGCTATGTGGCCGTAACCGGCGAGGCCCTAAATATCCAGGACGTCTACCAGATTCCCGAAGGGGTCGAATACAGCTTCAACCAGAGTTTTGATCAAAGCGTGGGCTACCGAAGCATGTCCATGTTGGTCGCCCCAATGACAGATCACAAAAATGAAATCATAGGCGTTCTCCAGCTGATTAACGCAAAAAAATCACCAGACATTTTGCTTACCGATCCCGCCAAGGCCGAGAAGGATATCGTTCCCTTTGAGTCGGCAATTCAGCAAATCATACAGTCGCTGGCAAGTCAGGCGGCCGTAGCTCTCGAAAACACCTTGCTCCTTGAGAGCATCGAGAGAACATTTGAGGGCTTGGTCACGGCTTCTGTCCACGCGATCGAGTCACGAGACCCAGCCACATCAGGTCACTCCGAGCGCGTCACAGAGCTTACCTGCGCGCTTGCCGAGGCCGTGAGCAAAACCAAATCGGGCCAATACGCAGAGGTCGAATACACAGAGGAGCAGATGAAAGAGCTTCGCTATGCTGGCCTGTTGCACGACTTTGGAAAAATTGGGGTCCGGGAAAGCGTTCTCGTAAAAGCGAACAAGCTTTATCCGCTTGAGCTCGAAGTTGTCAAAAACCGATTCTCGATTATCAAGCGTACGATTCAATGCGAATACCAGGAAAAAATGATTCAGACAGCACTCGCCGGAGACAAGAAAAGAACCGAGGAGCTACAACACCAACTCGACACACACCTCGAGGAGGTCGACAAACATATCGAACTTGTCCTCCGGGCAGACATCCCGACTATGATGCCCGACGGGCAGTTCGATGAACTGCTGGAAATGGGAAAAAAAACCTACACAGATTTTGACGGAACGCTTGTCCCCTACCTCACCGACCACGAGATGAAGTGCCTGATTTTACAAAAAGGAAATCTAACGGATTCCGAGTTTGCTGAAATACAATCCCACGTCTCCCACAGCTACAATTTTTTAGTGGAAATTCCATGGACAAAGGATCTGCGCGGGGTGCCGGAGATCGCTCATGGCCACCACGAAAAACTCAACGGAGAGGGCTATCCCCGCAAGCTACATGATGAAGAAATAGTCCTTCAGGCCAAGATGATGTGCGTTTGTGATATCTTCGACGCCCTTACCGCCTCGGATCGGCCCTACAAAAAAGCCGCCCCACTCGAAAGAGCCATTCAGATACTCAATTTCGAGGTGAAAGATAACCATCTGTGTCCAGAGCTTGTCGATATATTCATCAGAGATAAAGTTTATCAAGTGGTCGATGCGTTTGAAGATGTCGAATACTCACCGGAAAAATAA
- a CDS encoding aminotransferase class I/II-fold pyridoxal phosphate-dependent enzyme, whose protein sequence is MNPRLIDLRSDTATRPTLEMREVMSRAEVGDDSSGEDPTVNRLLEKSAKIFGKEAAIFVPSGTQANQITINVYTQPGEEVIADSGCHPYRSELGAAALISSIQFSFVSADRGVYDRKEAESVIRPLSERSPRSAIIWVENTHNAGGGQVFPLDKLEELRALSNEQNIPLHIDGARIFNAIVASGIQPEVWGQHCDSLSFCLSKGLGCPVGSILMGTREFINQARKRRKILGGSWRQAGILAAAGLHALEHHVERLEEDHQNAQLFAEKTSGIPGIRHLYETTPTNIVYMDTTESGKTAQEISEMTKKKGVALSVLGKMTLRAVTHIDINREDIDRGAKALAEAVA, encoded by the coding sequence GTGAATCCTCGCCTGATTGACTTGAGAAGCGATACCGCAACCCGGCCAACGCTGGAGATGCGCGAGGTTATGAGCCGGGCTGAGGTGGGCGACGATTCATCCGGAGAGGATCCCACCGTCAACCGCTTGCTGGAAAAATCCGCAAAAATCTTTGGAAAAGAAGCGGCCATTTTCGTTCCCTCTGGCACCCAGGCAAATCAAATAACTATCAATGTCTACACGCAGCCCGGCGAGGAAGTTATCGCCGATTCGGGCTGCCATCCCTATCGAAGTGAATTGGGCGCCGCCGCGCTGATATCCAGCATACAATTTTCCTTCGTGTCAGCCGACAGGGGTGTTTACGATCGAAAAGAGGCGGAAAGCGTCATTCGCCCGCTCTCCGAAAGATCTCCGAGGAGTGCAATAATTTGGGTAGAAAATACGCACAACGCCGGAGGGGGGCAGGTGTTTCCACTTGATAAGCTCGAAGAACTTCGAGCACTTTCTAATGAACAGAACATTCCGCTCCACATCGACGGCGCACGAATCTTCAACGCCATTGTCGCCTCAGGCATTCAACCCGAGGTATGGGGTCAACATTGCGACTCTTTGAGCTTTTGCCTCTCAAAGGGGCTCGGCTGCCCGGTCGGCTCAATTCTTATGGGAACCAGGGAATTCATTAATCAAGCTCGAAAGCGCCGGAAGATCCTCGGTGGTAGCTGGCGCCAGGCTGGCATACTCGCGGCAGCAGGCCTCCATGCCCTTGAGCATCATGTCGAGCGGCTGGAGGAGGACCACCAAAATGCGCAACTGTTCGCCGAGAAAACATCAGGAATTCCCGGCATTCGCCACTTATACGAAACCACACCGACGAATATCGTTTATATGGACACAACGGAATCAGGAAAAACCGCCCAGGAAATTAGCGAAATGACAAAGAAAAAAGGCGTAGCGCTATCCGTCCTCGGAAAAATGACGCTGCGGGCAGTCACTCACATCGACATCAACCGCGAAGACATAGACAGGGGGGCCAAGGCGCTGGCTGAGGCTGTCGCGTGA
- a CDS encoding MBL fold metallo-hydrolase, with amino-acid sequence MIETARVVVLGCGTSTGVPAIGCLEPTCLSDDPRNKRLRSSILIENGESNLLVDTGPDLRQQALSHRLRHVDAVVYTHYHADHTNGIDDLRVFNFIMKKPIPCYAHPESAEILRRNFSYIFNDENHYTGFKPKLSLTEVDTESFEVAGMRIQPFDLEHGGIRVMGIRIGDFAYATDCNSIPPESMSVLDGVRVLIIDALRHREHTSHFTVEQALEIVDVLKPEKTYLTHTNYELEYHETNRHLPEGVELAYDGLCLDINPGAGS; translated from the coding sequence GTGATCGAGACAGCACGCGTAGTGGTACTTGGTTGCGGCACTTCCACCGGAGTCCCGGCCATCGGGTGCCTTGAGCCAACTTGTCTCTCTGACGATCCTCGTAACAAAAGACTTCGCTCCAGTATACTCATCGAAAATGGCGAATCAAATCTTCTCGTGGATACCGGACCAGACCTGAGACAACAGGCACTGAGCCACAGACTGCGGCATGTTGATGCCGTGGTTTACACCCACTACCACGCCGACCACACCAACGGCATTGACGATCTACGTGTCTTTAATTTCATCATGAAAAAACCCATACCCTGTTATGCACACCCCGAATCTGCCGAAATCCTCCGCAGGAACTTCAGCTACATATTCAATGACGAAAACCATTACACGGGATTCAAGCCAAAACTTTCCTTGACTGAAGTAGATACCGAAAGCTTCGAGGTCGCAGGAATGCGTATTCAGCCCTTTGATTTAGAACACGGCGGGATACGCGTAATGGGGATTAGAATCGGGGATTTCGCCTACGCGACGGATTGCAACTCGATTCCGCCCGAGTCCATGTCTGTTCTCGATGGGGTGCGGGTGCTAATCATCGACGCGCTAAGACACCGGGAGCACACTTCACACTTCACGGTTGAGCAAGCTCTCGAAATCGTAGATGTGCTGAAACCAGAAAAAACATATCTCACACACACGAACTACGAGCTCGAATACCACGAAACCAACCGTCATCTGCCTGAAGGCGTCGAATTGGCCTACGATGGGTTGTGCTTGGATATAAATCCCGGCGCTGGCTCTTAA